One Brassica napus cultivar Da-Ae chromosome C2, Da-Ae, whole genome shotgun sequence DNA window includes the following coding sequences:
- the LOC106428479 gene encoding uncharacterized protein LOC106428479 isoform X2, with translation MTLRPSFRSRGNPSKAASASRGSDRNQGGSFLISMKEVLDDGGSKPVVETTPTEVVAQDAAPLPEVQVPEADYQAPKGTSEVEPSRHKRPRTDQGGAPTRSSSSSSRGGTVGWSFTHSKPGSILDDSWGLAAIMRHLKSVGCPLPALKDLTNRDEYLDIAHCMGQLAGAVNRAQLRFENALCAAPNAGELAEVTEMVKAAKADLDQARVRISELEAEVTRLGSKADAQQGEIESQKLDIQVKSRRINDLEAARKIAEHQVRELIASSQDSQKNKEAEVKLAVREGKKEVAEAYGKILVCVKEKFARKKDEVNALVYAQELQANADLLKDMLNNKIQSVEEEYNQLVALLPEATTAYEKAQVSDFSVSKLPLPQISESSVEAAIGGDGNVVDEGVPAGAGDPIQEEKED, from the exons ATGACTCTGCGACCATCATTCCGTTCTAGGGGTAACCCCTCTAAAGCTGCCAGTGCTTCTCGTGGAAGCGACAGGAACCAAGGAGGATCGTTCCTTATCTCAATGAAGGAAGTTTTGGACGACGGAGGATCCAAACCTGTTGTCGAGACTACTCCAACTGAGGTTGTAGCTCAGGATGCTGCTCCTCTCCCTGAGGTCCAGGTGCCGGAGGCTGACTACCAGGCTCCGAAGGGTACCTCTGAGGTCGAGCCGTCGAGACACAAGAGGCCCAGGACCGATCAGGGCGGAGCTCCCACccgttcttcttcctcgtcctctagaGGAGGGACTGTTGGGTGGAGCTTTACCCATTCGAAGCCTGGGTCGATCCTGGACGACTCTTGGGGCCTAGCTGCGATAATGAGGCACCTGAAGAGCGTGGGATGTCCCCTTCCAGCGCTCAAGGACCTGACTAACCGAGATGAGTATCTCGATATTGCTCACTGTATGGGTCAG TTGGCTGGGGCTGTTAACAGGGCCCAGCTCAGGTTTGAGAATGCTCTGTGTGCTGCCCCCAATGCTGGTGAACTTGCTGAGGTTACCGAGATGGTTAAGGCAGCCAAAGCCGATCTTGACCAAGCCCGGGTTCGAATTTCTGAACTCGAAGCCGAAGTGACGAGGCTAGGCTCGAAGGCCGATGCTCAGCAAGGAGAGATCGAGAGTCAAAAGCTCGATATCCAGGTGAAGAGCAGGAGGATCAATGATTTGGAGGCTGCTCGAAAGATAGCTGAGCATCAAGTACGTGAGCTCATTGCCTCATCCCAGGATAGCCAGAAGAACAAGGAAGCTGAAGTCAAGCTGGCTGTCAGGGAAGGGAAGAAAGAAGTCGCCGAAGCTTACGGCAAGATCCTGGTCTGTGTTAAGGAGAAGTTTGCTAGGAAGAAAGATGAGGTCAACGCCTTGGTGTACGCTCAGGAGCTCCAAGCTAATGCCGACCTCTTGAAGGATATGCTGAACAACAAGATCCAAAGCGTTGAAGAGGAGTACAACCAATTGGTGGCCTTATTACCAGAAGCGACAACTGCGTATGAGAAGGCTCAAGTCTCTGACTTCTCGGTCAGCAAGCTTCCTCTTCCCCAGATCTCGGAGAGTTCAG TCGAGGCAGCAATAGGAGGTGATGGCAATGTGGTCGATGAGGGAGTTCCTGCCGGTGCTGGTGATCCGATTcaggaagagaaggaagattga
- the LOC106428479 gene encoding uncharacterized protein LOC106428479 isoform X1: MTLRPSFRSRGNPSKAASASRGSDRNQGGSFLISMKEVLDDGGSKPVVETTPTEVVAQDAAPLPEVQVPEADYQAPKGTSEVEPSRHKRPRTDQGGAPTRSSSSSSRGGTVGWSFTHSKPGSILDDSWGLAAIMRHLKSVGCPLPALKDLTNRDEYLDIAHCMGQLAGAVNRAQLRFENALCAAPNAGELAEVTEMVKAAKADLDQARVRISELEAEVTRLGSKADAQQGEIESQKLDIQVKSRRINDLEAARKIAEHQVRELIASSQDSQKNKEAEVKLAVREGKKEVAEAYGKILVCVKEKFARKKDEVNALVYAQELQANADLLKDMLNNKIQSVEEEYNQLVALLPEATTAYEKAQVSDFSVSKLPLPQISESSAPVEAAIGGDGNVVDEGVPAGAGDPIQEEKED, encoded by the exons ATGACTCTGCGACCATCATTCCGTTCTAGGGGTAACCCCTCTAAAGCTGCCAGTGCTTCTCGTGGAAGCGACAGGAACCAAGGAGGATCGTTCCTTATCTCAATGAAGGAAGTTTTGGACGACGGAGGATCCAAACCTGTTGTCGAGACTACTCCAACTGAGGTTGTAGCTCAGGATGCTGCTCCTCTCCCTGAGGTCCAGGTGCCGGAGGCTGACTACCAGGCTCCGAAGGGTACCTCTGAGGTCGAGCCGTCGAGACACAAGAGGCCCAGGACCGATCAGGGCGGAGCTCCCACccgttcttcttcctcgtcctctagaGGAGGGACTGTTGGGTGGAGCTTTACCCATTCGAAGCCTGGGTCGATCCTGGACGACTCTTGGGGCCTAGCTGCGATAATGAGGCACCTGAAGAGCGTGGGATGTCCCCTTCCAGCGCTCAAGGACCTGACTAACCGAGATGAGTATCTCGATATTGCTCACTGTATGGGTCAG TTGGCTGGGGCTGTTAACAGGGCCCAGCTCAGGTTTGAGAATGCTCTGTGTGCTGCCCCCAATGCTGGTGAACTTGCTGAGGTTACCGAGATGGTTAAGGCAGCCAAAGCCGATCTTGACCAAGCCCGGGTTCGAATTTCTGAACTCGAAGCCGAAGTGACGAGGCTAGGCTCGAAGGCCGATGCTCAGCAAGGAGAGATCGAGAGTCAAAAGCTCGATATCCAGGTGAAGAGCAGGAGGATCAATGATTTGGAGGCTGCTCGAAAGATAGCTGAGCATCAAGTACGTGAGCTCATTGCCTCATCCCAGGATAGCCAGAAGAACAAGGAAGCTGAAGTCAAGCTGGCTGTCAGGGAAGGGAAGAAAGAAGTCGCCGAAGCTTACGGCAAGATCCTGGTCTGTGTTAAGGAGAAGTTTGCTAGGAAGAAAGATGAGGTCAACGCCTTGGTGTACGCTCAGGAGCTCCAAGCTAATGCCGACCTCTTGAAGGATATGCTGAACAACAAGATCCAAAGCGTTGAAGAGGAGTACAACCAATTGGTGGCCTTATTACCAGAAGCGACAACTGCGTATGAGAAGGCTCAAGTCTCTGACTTCTCGGTCAGCAAGCTTCCTCTTCCCCAGATCTCGGAGAGTTCAG CTCCAGTCGAGGCAGCAATAGGAGGTGATGGCAATGTGGTCGATGAGGGAGTTCCTGCCGGTGCTGGTGATCCGATTcaggaagagaaggaagattga